One genomic segment of Arthrobacter sp. zg-Y1110 includes these proteins:
- a CDS encoding SRPBCC domain-containing protein, giving the protein MSPSLFSHAADPDPKGTEQDASVPDVVAVRQIPRDAEEAFNGFTDYLHLWWPEDLTDFGEGTHAEFEGGVLTETGPDGETAVWATVRTREPDTLLELDWVAGQDPRIPTDVRVDFAPAADGSTVVTLRHSGIDRLPDGAQEYERLQREWSEILDRYSRFMGAR; this is encoded by the coding sequence ATGAGCCCCTCCCTGTTTTCCCACGCCGCCGACCCGGATCCGAAGGGCACTGAACAAGACGCGTCCGTTCCGGACGTCGTGGCGGTTCGGCAGATCCCCCGAGATGCAGAAGAAGCGTTTAACGGATTCACCGATTACCTTCACTTATGGTGGCCGGAGGACCTTACGGACTTCGGTGAAGGTACACATGCCGAGTTTGAGGGTGGCGTACTCACGGAAACAGGCCCCGACGGCGAAACCGCGGTATGGGCCACGGTACGTACCCGGGAGCCGGACACGTTGCTGGAATTGGACTGGGTGGCTGGCCAGGACCCGCGGATCCCCACGGATGTACGCGTCGACTTCGCTCCGGCGGCTGACGGTTCCACGGTGGTGACGCTCCGCCACTCGGGCATTGACCGACTACCCGACGGGGCTCAGGAATATGAGCGGCTGCAAAGGGAATGGTCGGAGATCCTGGATCGCTACTCGCGCTTTATGGGGGCGCGGTAG
- a CDS encoding FAD-binding oxidoreductase, whose translation MSLDALHGLTLNGPDLLVETSPEVLAAYATDCGPVLAYVEPLAVVWPTSVEGVQEVLRWAAATGTAVVPRGAGTGVSGGAHATGGCIILCLDRMNRILELNPQDEVAIVEPGVINADLNAAAAAHGLMYAPDPASYLTSTIGGNVATNAGGLRCAKYGVTRDSVLALDVVLADGTLISTGQRTFKGVAGYDLTSLFTGSEGTLGIIVGITVRLRYLPLEIRTIAAFFPDFPTAAAGVLAVGTARVQPAIMELLDGATLTALDEAHGSALRARGDALLLIQTDGFGADAEADVVRGVLSDLGGTVSTEGAAEAERLVELRRHSRGDAVLDQVRVGEDVAVPRSALVRYVAELERMAGQYRVNLKVVAHAGDGNLHPTFWVQADDVGGRDRLDAALEESITVALAMGGTITGEHGVGQFKLHWLPQEQRAEVLELQRRVKAVFDPAGILNPGKAIPGEPD comes from the coding sequence ATGTCCCTGGATGCCCTGCACGGCCTCACCCTCAATGGCCCGGACCTGCTGGTTGAAACATCACCGGAGGTGCTCGCGGCCTATGCCACCGACTGCGGTCCGGTACTGGCCTACGTAGAGCCGTTGGCCGTCGTCTGGCCCACCAGTGTGGAGGGCGTGCAGGAGGTGCTGCGCTGGGCCGCTGCAACGGGCACCGCCGTGGTACCTCGCGGCGCCGGTACCGGAGTCTCAGGCGGAGCACATGCCACAGGCGGATGCATCATCCTCTGCCTGGACCGAATGAACCGCATCTTGGAACTCAATCCCCAGGATGAAGTGGCCATCGTCGAGCCCGGCGTGATCAACGCGGACCTGAATGCGGCGGCGGCGGCACACGGGCTGATGTACGCGCCGGATCCGGCCAGTTACCTGACCTCAACCATTGGCGGGAATGTGGCCACTAACGCCGGCGGTCTCCGCTGCGCGAAGTACGGGGTTACCCGTGACTCCGTCCTGGCCCTCGACGTCGTTCTGGCCGACGGAACGCTCATCAGCACTGGCCAGCGGACCTTCAAGGGAGTCGCCGGCTACGACCTCACCAGCCTCTTCACCGGGTCGGAAGGCACACTGGGCATTATTGTCGGCATCACTGTGCGGCTGCGGTACCTTCCGCTCGAAATCCGAACCATTGCCGCCTTCTTCCCTGATTTCCCGACGGCGGCCGCCGGCGTTTTGGCGGTGGGCACCGCCCGGGTGCAACCGGCCATCATGGAGCTGCTGGACGGTGCCACCCTAACGGCTTTGGATGAAGCCCACGGCAGCGCCCTTCGCGCCCGGGGCGACGCGCTGTTATTGATCCAGACGGATGGCTTCGGGGCCGACGCCGAGGCCGACGTCGTGCGAGGAGTGCTCAGCGATCTGGGTGGAACGGTAAGCACGGAAGGGGCAGCGGAGGCCGAACGGCTGGTGGAACTGCGCAGGCACAGCCGCGGAGACGCGGTGCTGGATCAGGTCAGGGTAGGGGAGGACGTCGCCGTCCCCCGTTCCGCGCTGGTCCGGTATGTCGCGGAGCTGGAACGGATGGCTGGACAGTACCGGGTCAACCTCAAGGTGGTGGCCCATGCCGGAGACGGCAACCTGCACCCCACCTTCTGGGTGCAGGCTGACGACGTCGGCGGACGCGACCGGTTGGACGCCGCACTGGAGGAATCCATCACCGTTGCGCTGGCAATGGGCGGAACCATCACCGGGGAACACGGAGTGGGCCAGTTCAAGCTTCACTGGCTGCCGCAGGAGCAGCGGGCAGAGGTGCTCGAGCTGCAGCGCAGGGTGAAAGCAGTGTTCGATCCAGCAGGCATCCTCAACCCCGGGAAGGCCATCCCAGGTGAGCCAGACTAG
- a CDS encoding glycoside hydrolase family 13 protein produces MVEQLTTASSLTRLVPVHEPPAGREWWRSSVIYQIYPRSFRDLRGDGVGDLPGITAEIPALSELDIDAIWLSPFYRSPQKDAGYDVADYCSVDPLFGTMEDFDALVAEASRHNIRIIVDLVPNHCSDQHPLFQKALASPAGSPERDLFIFRDGTGDHGQNPPNNWQSHFGGPAWTRITEPDGTPGQWYLHLFDTSQPDFNWDSPAVHAEFEKILRFWLDRGVGGFRVDVAHALIKKSGLPDWGGRADGSSSDGYPGSDAPMFGQPGIHDIFRSWRKILDSYDGDRVLCAEATIDPIERLSDWVRPDEMHQTFNFAYLHHPWHAPALRHVIESSLQAFDRVGAPTTWVLSNHDVVRHTSRFGLTGAGPRSGDGLGPRDEQPDLELGLARARAATLLMLALPGGVYLYQGEELGLPDHTLLPDEFRQDPTFHRTAGVRVGRDGNRVPLPWKANLPSYGFSSTGESWLPQPPIWGKCSRDIEQRNPDSTLNLYRNALALRRELRLGDGSLAWWPEHDDDGLVAFVNDGVLVAMNMGDAPVQLPDLPLLMGSAPDALEGPRLRPNRTVWMRLD; encoded by the coding sequence ATGGTTGAACAGCTGACTACCGCTTCCAGCCTGACTCGGCTGGTCCCCGTCCATGAGCCTCCCGCCGGCCGTGAGTGGTGGCGGTCATCGGTGATCTACCAGATCTACCCGCGTTCGTTCCGCGACCTGCGTGGAGACGGAGTGGGGGACCTGCCCGGCATCACCGCCGAGATCCCCGCCCTGTCCGAACTCGACATCGACGCCATTTGGCTCTCCCCCTTCTACCGCTCCCCGCAGAAAGACGCCGGCTACGACGTCGCCGACTACTGCTCCGTGGATCCCCTCTTCGGCACCATGGAGGACTTCGACGCCCTCGTCGCCGAAGCCTCCCGCCACAACATCCGCATCATCGTGGACCTGGTCCCCAACCACTGCTCCGACCAGCACCCCCTCTTCCAAAAAGCCCTGGCCTCCCCCGCCGGTTCCCCGGAGCGGGACCTCTTCATCTTCCGCGACGGCACCGGAGACCACGGACAAAATCCGCCCAACAACTGGCAGTCCCACTTTGGCGGCCCCGCCTGGACCCGCATCACCGAACCCGACGGCACCCCCGGACAGTGGTACCTGCACCTCTTCGACACCTCCCAGCCGGACTTCAACTGGGACAGCCCCGCCGTGCACGCCGAATTCGAGAAGATCCTGCGGTTCTGGCTGGACCGCGGCGTCGGCGGGTTCCGCGTGGATGTCGCCCACGCACTGATCAAGAAATCCGGGCTCCCGGATTGGGGCGGACGCGCGGACGGATCCTCCTCCGACGGATACCCCGGATCCGACGCACCCATGTTCGGCCAGCCCGGCATCCACGACATCTTCCGGTCCTGGCGGAAAATCCTGGACTCCTACGACGGTGACCGGGTGCTCTGCGCCGAAGCGACCATCGACCCGATCGAGCGGCTCAGCGACTGGGTCCGGCCCGACGAAATGCACCAGACGTTCAACTTCGCCTACCTTCACCACCCCTGGCATGCGCCGGCACTGCGGCACGTCATCGAGTCCTCCCTGCAGGCCTTCGACCGCGTCGGGGCACCCACAACCTGGGTGCTGTCCAACCACGACGTCGTCCGGCACACCAGCCGCTTCGGCCTGACCGGAGCCGGTCCCCGCTCCGGGGACGGCCTCGGGCCGCGGGACGAGCAGCCTGACCTTGAACTTGGACTCGCGCGGGCCCGCGCCGCCACCTTGCTGATGCTGGCCCTGCCCGGCGGCGTCTACCTCTACCAGGGCGAGGAGCTCGGCCTGCCGGACCATACGCTGCTTCCGGATGAATTCCGCCAAGACCCCACCTTCCACCGCACCGCAGGCGTCCGGGTGGGCCGGGACGGCAACCGGGTTCCCCTGCCGTGGAAGGCGAACCTGCCCAGCTACGGATTCAGTTCCACCGGAGAGAGCTGGCTGCCGCAGCCGCCTATTTGGGGCAAGTGTTCCCGGGATATCGAGCAGCGCAACCCCGACTCCACGCTGAACCTCTACCGCAATGCCCTCGCCCTTCGCCGGGAACTGCGTCTGGGCGATGGTTCGCTGGCGTGGTGGCCGGAGCACGACGACGACGGGCTGGTCGCCTTTGTTAATGACGGCGTGCTGGTGGCCATGAACATGGGGGATGCACCGGTCCAGCTACCCGATCTACCGCTGCTGATGGGTAGCGCTCCGGACGCTCTCGAGGGTCCGCGGCTCCGGCCCAACCGCACCGTCTGGATGCGCTTGGACTAG
- a CDS encoding DUF4190 domain-containing protein: MSENRPEWQPGGDPAAGNDSASDSGQYAPPPSAPSAYPGSQQSETGNTAYPSYGQQPEVPAYGQQPAYPGSGQEAPAYSQQPGYLAYGQDAYPQPRPNPGQAMGIAGLITSFFFSVVGLVLSIVGLNQSRKVGMGNTPAVIGIIVGGLGTLFGILFFILIMVGIAADSGSSY; encoded by the coding sequence GTGTCAGAGAACCGACCAGAATGGCAGCCCGGCGGCGACCCGGCAGCAGGAAACGATAGTGCTTCGGATAGCGGCCAGTATGCCCCGCCCCCGTCGGCGCCGTCCGCCTACCCCGGGTCCCAGCAGAGTGAAACCGGAAACACCGCGTATCCGTCCTACGGCCAGCAGCCGGAAGTGCCTGCGTACGGCCAGCAGCCTGCCTACCCGGGTTCCGGCCAGGAAGCGCCGGCCTACAGCCAGCAGCCTGGTTACCTGGCGTACGGGCAGGATGCCTACCCCCAGCCGCGGCCGAACCCCGGCCAGGCCATGGGCATTGCCGGCCTCATCACGTCCTTCTTCTTCTCCGTGGTGGGCCTGGTGCTGAGCATTGTGGGGCTGAACCAGTCACGCAAGGTAGGGATGGGCAACACTCCCGCTGTAATCGGCATTATTGTCGGCGGGCTGGGGACCCTCTTCGGGATCCTTTTCTTCATTCTCATCATGGTCGGGATCGCGGCCGACAGCGGCTCCAGCTACTGA
- a CDS encoding DUF4032 domain-containing protein gives MTDSVPANWQNEPTDWEQTGKLPRTTRSSTNRINTLGSLNITAASMDPALLDLPWHIPLEEWPKENLAALPRGISRHVVRFARLGDSLIAIKETSEHVARQEYHMLRKLRRLNVPAVAPVAVITGRMDPAGEELQPVLVTRHLRFSLPYRAVFSQTLREVTLTRLIDAQALLLVRLHLAGFYWGDVSLSNTLFRRDAGAFAAYLVDAETGELYPELSNGQREYDLEIARVNIAGELMDLAEGGLVEESVDPLATSERIMDSYRGLWAELTERESFGMADRWRVDARIRRLNDLGFDVDELSISTTPDGTQVQLQPKVVDAGHHQRRLLRLTGIDAQENQARRLLNDLDSYRVTNHPELDEELSAHLWVTQVFEPIVKAVPRDLGSKLEAAEVVHEVLEHRWYMSENANRNVPMAEAVQSYMDTILRHRRDEAAILLSTDTRTMEILDAGGAPA, from the coding sequence ATGACAGATTCCGTACCTGCCAACTGGCAGAACGAACCCACGGACTGGGAGCAGACCGGCAAGCTGCCCCGCACCACACGCTCCTCGACCAACCGGATCAACACGCTGGGGTCGCTGAACATCACGGCTGCGTCCATGGACCCGGCCCTGTTGGACCTGCCCTGGCACATTCCGCTGGAGGAATGGCCCAAGGAGAACCTGGCTGCACTCCCCCGCGGAATTTCCCGTCACGTTGTCCGCTTCGCACGGCTGGGCGATTCCCTCATTGCCATCAAGGAAACCAGCGAACACGTGGCGCGGCAGGAATACCACATGCTGCGCAAGCTTCGTCGCCTGAACGTCCCCGCGGTGGCTCCGGTGGCGGTCATCACCGGCCGCATGGATCCAGCCGGGGAAGAGCTGCAGCCGGTACTGGTCACCCGGCACCTGCGCTTCTCCCTTCCCTACCGTGCCGTCTTCTCCCAGACCCTGCGTGAAGTCACGCTGACGCGGCTGATCGATGCCCAGGCGCTCTTGTTGGTCCGCCTGCACCTGGCCGGCTTCTACTGGGGCGATGTCTCCCTTTCCAACACACTCTTCCGCCGCGATGCCGGGGCCTTCGCCGCCTACCTGGTGGATGCGGAAACCGGGGAGCTCTACCCCGAATTGTCCAACGGGCAGCGCGAATACGATCTGGAGATCGCCCGGGTCAACATCGCCGGGGAACTGATGGATCTGGCCGAGGGCGGCCTGGTCGAAGAGTCCGTGGATCCGCTGGCCACCAGCGAACGCATCATGGACAGTTACCGCGGGCTCTGGGCCGAGCTGACCGAACGGGAATCCTTCGGCATGGCTGATCGCTGGCGTGTAGATGCACGCATCCGGCGCCTTAATGACCTGGGCTTCGACGTCGACGAGCTCAGCATCAGCACCACCCCCGACGGGACGCAGGTCCAGTTGCAGCCCAAGGTGGTCGACGCCGGCCATCACCAACGCCGGCTGCTGCGCCTGACCGGCATCGATGCCCAGGAGAACCAGGCCCGCCGGCTGCTTAATGACTTGGACTCCTACCGGGTGACCAACCATCCGGAACTCGACGAAGAGCTCAGCGCCCATCTGTGGGTCACGCAGGTCTTCGAACCGATAGTCAAGGCCGTGCCGCGGGATCTGGGCAGCAAGCTCGAGGCTGCCGAGGTGGTGCACGAAGTCCTGGAGCACCGCTGGTACATGTCTGAAAATGCCAACCGCAACGTGCCTATGGCCGAGGCGGTGCAGTCGTACATGGATACCATCCTTCGCCACCGGCGTGACGAAGCTGCGATCCTGCTCAGCACTGATACCCGGACTATGGAGATCCTGGACGCAGGAGGAGCCCCGGCCTAG
- a CDS encoding ABC transporter ATP-binding protein — MATVTFDQATRVYPGTERPAVDNLSLEIADGEFLVLVGPSGCGKSTSLRMLAGLEDVNSGRILIGDRDVTDVPPKDRDIAMVFQNYALYPHMSVADNMGFALKIAGIGKEERMERVREAAKLLDLEDFLDRKPKALSGGQRQRVAMGRAIVRNPQVFLMDEPLSNLDAKLRVQTRTQIASLTRRLGVTTVYVTHDQVEAMTMGDRVAVLKDGVLQQVDTPRNLYDHPRNVFVAGFIGSPAMNLLELPVVDGGVAFGGSVYPVENSVLGAAAGNTVTLGVRPEDMETVPEGEGLRVEVDVVEELGADAYVYGHSTIDGKDHDMVVRVDGRRPPLKGDTLHVRPQKGHVHLFDTSNGERLAEQA, encoded by the coding sequence GCGAATTCCTGGTTCTCGTCGGCCCCTCGGGCTGCGGAAAATCCACCTCGCTGCGGATGCTCGCAGGGCTTGAAGACGTCAATTCCGGACGGATCCTCATCGGTGACCGCGACGTCACCGACGTTCCGCCCAAGGACCGCGACATCGCCATGGTTTTCCAGAACTACGCGCTGTACCCGCACATGTCCGTGGCGGACAACATGGGCTTCGCCCTGAAGATCGCCGGCATCGGCAAGGAAGAGCGCATGGAACGCGTCCGCGAGGCCGCGAAGCTGCTGGACCTCGAAGACTTCCTGGACCGGAAGCCGAAGGCACTCTCCGGCGGTCAGCGCCAGCGCGTTGCCATGGGCCGCGCAATTGTGCGTAACCCGCAGGTCTTCCTGATGGATGAACCGCTCTCCAACCTGGACGCGAAGCTGCGCGTGCAGACCCGTACCCAGATTGCGTCACTGACCCGGCGGCTCGGCGTCACCACGGTGTACGTCACCCACGACCAGGTGGAAGCCATGACCATGGGTGACCGCGTGGCCGTACTCAAGGACGGCGTCCTGCAGCAGGTCGATACCCCGCGCAACCTCTATGACCACCCCCGGAACGTTTTCGTCGCCGGATTCATCGGTTCCCCGGCGATGAACCTGCTCGAGCTCCCGGTGGTGGACGGAGGCGTAGCCTTCGGCGGGTCCGTGTACCCGGTGGAGAATTCGGTGCTGGGCGCCGCCGCGGGCAACACCGTGACTCTGGGTGTCCGCCCGGAAGACATGGAAACCGTCCCGGAGGGCGAGGGCCTGCGCGTTGAGGTGGACGTGGTCGAGGAACTGGGAGCCGATGCCTACGTTTACGGCCACAGCACCATCGACGGCAAGGACCATGACATGGTGGTCCGCGTTGACGGCCGGCGTCCTCCATTGAAGGGCGACACTCTTCACGTCCGCCCGCAGAAGGGCCACGTGCACCTCTTCGATACCTCCAACGGGGAACGGCTGGCCGAACAGGCTTAA